The following proteins are co-located in the candidate division KSB1 bacterium genome:
- the pgsA gene encoding CDP-diacylglycerol--glycerol-3-phosphate 3-phosphatidyltransferase, which produces MVHHIPNILTIFRIAITPVFIYAFYLPGVVWKIVALLIFIFSTLTDKFDGFLARRYGWESNLGKYLDPLADKILITAAFICLIGYKYIDVWMVAVIVLRDVFVTWLRSFGIKKGKPVRTMEIARWKTAVQTVAIYIALVFMIAKVMLKHGAYISASLIRALEEMRFVWIVMLITTLFTLITGVLYFLENRHLFRVEN; this is translated from the coding sequence ATGGTCCATCACATTCCCAATATCCTCACGATTTTCCGCATTGCGATCACGCCCGTATTTATTTATGCTTTCTATCTCCCCGGTGTGGTTTGGAAGATTGTTGCGCTTTTGATTTTTATTTTCAGCACATTGACCGATAAATTCGACGGCTTTTTGGCGCGCCGTTACGGATGGGAAAGCAATTTGGGCAAATACCTTGATCCTTTGGCGGACAAAATACTTATTACCGCCGCTTTTATCTGCCTAATCGGCTACAAATATATTGACGTTTGGATGGTGGCGGTAATCGTACTGCGGGACGTTTTCGTCACCTGGCTGCGCTCCTTCGGCATCAAGAAAGGAAAACCGGTTCGCACCATGGAAATTGCCCGCTGGAAAACAGCGGTGCAGACCGTGGCCATCTATATTGCACTCGTTTTCATGATCGCCAAAGTGATGCTGAAGCACGGAGCTTACATTTCGGCGTCGCTGATCCGGGCTTTGGAAGAAATGCGCTTCGTTTGGATCGTCATGCTGATCACCACTCTCTTTACCCTCATCACCGGTGTTTTGTACTTCCTGGAAAATCGGCATCTCTTTAGAGTCGAGAATTAA